In Wenyingzhuangia fucanilytica, the following are encoded in one genomic region:
- a CDS encoding arylsulfatase: MNRFIKSGFFLLLTLLQISCKEKETKKVTTTKPNVIVVITDDQGYGDLGHTGNPIIKTPTIDQFSKQAVNLTNYHVGTTCAPTRAGLLTGRNCNRNGVWHTIMGASMLNKEEVTLANVLQNKGYNTAMFGKWHLGDNHPFLPEDRGFQEAFYHSGGGVGQTPDYWKNDYFDDTYMRNGVPEKKEGYCTDIWFDEAIQFIENKKNEPFFCYLSLNAPHGPYNVPEEYYNIYKDETSIIEAQKRFYGMITNVDDNFKKLLKKLETLGIADNTIVVFTTDNGTAKGYKQDPKTKEYHGYNAGMKGTKGSEYDGGHRVPFIIRWPNGGLSGGKSLDQLVAHVDVLPTFVSLLGEEYVSHKTMDGADMSNYLLGEIQEAPKRYLVTDTQRVNWPVKGKNSCVMDDEWRLIRGTELYNIKQDPGQENNLATQYPDKVAEMNAFYDEWWADVIKETKYSTIELGVDDEEVLTCHDARTVDYYPPWNQQLIREGKPMKPASFSVNFVEGGKYKFYLRRWPKESGLALGAATKDGVKPTLYTEEVIDGKAMKFKKAYLKIGNHLIETSVDNEKTAAVLEMEVPKGKTSLLAYFDMENGILSNAFYVDVEKIK, encoded by the coding sequence ATGAATCGATTTATAAAATCAGGATTTTTTCTTCTTTTAACATTATTACAAATTTCATGTAAAGAAAAAGAAACAAAAAAAGTAACTACAACTAAACCTAATGTAATTGTTGTAATTACTGACGATCAGGGGTATGGGGATTTAGGACATACCGGTAACCCAATAATTAAAACACCAACAATTGATCAGTTTTCTAAGCAAGCTGTAAATTTAACTAATTATCATGTGGGAACTACTTGTGCACCTACAAGAGCTGGTTTATTAACAGGTAGAAACTGTAATAGAAATGGAGTTTGGCATACCATTATGGGGGCTTCTATGTTAAATAAAGAGGAAGTTACTTTGGCAAATGTACTACAGAATAAAGGTTATAATACAGCAATGTTCGGAAAATGGCATTTGGGAGACAATCATCCTTTTTTACCAGAAGATAGAGGTTTTCAAGAAGCTTTTTATCATAGTGGTGGTGGAGTAGGACAAACTCCAGATTATTGGAAAAACGATTACTTTGATGATACTTATATGAGAAACGGAGTTCCAGAAAAGAAAGAAGGATATTGTACAGATATTTGGTTTGATGAAGCTATCCAGTTCATAGAAAATAAAAAAAATGAACCTTTCTTTTGTTATTTAAGTTTAAATGCTCCACATGGTCCTTATAATGTGCCAGAAGAGTACTATAATATTTATAAAGATGAAACAAGTATTATAGAAGCTCAGAAACGTTTTTATGGTATGATTACCAATGTAGATGATAATTTTAAAAAGTTATTAAAAAAACTTGAAACATTAGGGATTGCAGATAATACAATTGTAGTATTTACTACTGATAATGGTACAGCAAAAGGTTATAAACAAGATCCTAAAACTAAAGAATACCATGGGTATAATGCTGGTATGAAAGGAACAAAAGGTAGTGAGTACGATGGTGGTCATAGAGTTCCATTTATTATTAGATGGCCAAATGGAGGTTTGTCTGGAGGGAAATCTTTAGATCAATTAGTTGCACATGTAGATGTTTTACCAACGTTTGTTAGTTTGTTAGGTGAAGAGTATGTGTCACATAAAACAATGGATGGGGCTGATATGAGTAATTATTTATTAGGAGAAATACAAGAGGCACCTAAAAGATATTTAGTTACAGATACACAACGTGTAAACTGGCCTGTTAAAGGAAAGAATAGTTGTGTAATGGATGATGAATGGAGGTTGATTAGAGGTACAGAATTGTATAATATTAAACAAGATCCGGGGCAAGAAAACAACCTTGCAACTCAATATCCAGATAAGGTTGCAGAAATGAATGCTTTTTATGATGAATGGTGGGCAGATGTAATTAAAGAAACTAAATACTCAACAATTGAATTAGGAGTTGATGATGAAGAGGTATTAACTTGTCATGATGCAAGAACAGTAGATTACTATCCACCATGGAATCAACAATTAATTAGAGAAGGAAAACCAATGAAACCAGCTTCTTTCTCTGTAAATTTTGTAGAAGGAGGTAAATACAAATTCTATTTAAGAAGATGGCCTAAAGAAAGTGGATTAGCATTAGGTGCCGCTACAAAAGATGGAGTGAAACCGACATTATATACAGAAGAAGTAATTGATGGGAAAGCTATGAAGTTTAAAAAAGCTTATCTGAAAATTGGGAATCATTTAATAGAAACATCTGTTGATAATGAGAAAACAGCTGCTGTATTAGAAATGGAAGTACCTAAGGGAAAGACAAGCTTGTTAGCTTATTTTGATATGGAAAACGGAATATTAAGTAATGCGTTCTATGTTGATGTAGAAAAAATAAAATAA